The following DNA comes from uncultured Devosia sp..
CCAAGAAATGGCTGGGCGAGCGGGCCAGTGCCACGGTGACCGAGATCGCGCTCGAATGCGGTTTCTCGTCGAGCCAGTATTTTGCCACCTGCTACAAGCGCCGCTTCGGCCTGTCGCCCCAGCAGGCCCGACTGTAGAGCAGCAGTGGCACGAGCAAAAAAGACCGCCGCGGTGGTGCCGCGACGGTCTTGATAGGACGTTGGCAAAAGAGCCTATTCCTCTTGGAACACTTCCTCGCGCTTCTTGCGGATCGCGGGCAGCAGCAGCGTTGCCAGCAGCACGACGGCGACGAGGATAAGCCCTGCGCTGATCGGACGTGTCAGGAAGACGCTGAAATCGCCCTTTGCGAACAGCAGCGCACGGCGCAGATACTCTTCCATCATCGGGCCGAGAATGAAGGCCAGCAGCAGCGGCGCCGGCTCGGCATCGAGCTTGCGCACGGCATAGCCCGCGATACCGAAGATCGCCATGCCGAACACGTCGAAGGTCGTGTTGTTGACGCTGAACACGCCGATGGCACAGAAGATGATGATGATCGGATAGAGGTAGTGGTAGGGGATGGATATCATCTTCACCCACAGCCCGATCAGCGGCAGGTTGAGCACCAGCAGCATCAGGTTGCCGGCCCACATCGAAACGATCAGGCCCCAGAACAGCGCCGGCTGGCTGGTCATCACTGACGGGCCGGGCTGGATGCCCTGGATGATCATCGCGCCGATCATCAGCGCCATCACCGAGTTGGACGGCAGGCCCAGCGTCAGCATGGGAATGAAGGAGGTCTGCGCGCCGGCATTATTGGCCGACTCCGGCCCGGCCACGCCCTCGATGGCGCCCTGGCCGAAGTCCTGCGGACGCTTGGACAGGCGCTTTTCCAGTGAATAGGAACCAAACGAAGCCAGCGCCGCGCCGCCGCCCGGCAGCACGCCGAGCACCGAACCCAGCGCCGTGCCACGGAAGATGGGACCGATGATACGCTTCCAGTCGTCGCGCGTCGGCAGCAGACCGGTGACCTTCTTGGTCATCACGCTGCGATCTTCCGAGCCCGACAGGTTGGCAATGATCTCGCCGATGCCGAACACGCCCATGGCCAGCACGACGAAGTCGAGCCCGTCGGACAGCAACGGCATGCCGAACGTATAGCGCGACACGCCCGAGTTGACGTCCGTGCCCACCATGCCGAGCAACAGACCCACCAGGATCATGCCTAGCGCATGCAGCAGCGCGCCCGAGGCCATCACGATCGAGGCGATCAGGCCCAGCACCATCAGCGCGAAATACTCCGCCGGCCCGAATTGCAGCGCAACAGCGGCCAGCAACGGCGCAAAGACGGCGATCAGCAGCGTGGCAATCGTGCCCGCAATGAACGAGCCGATGGCGGCAGTCGAAAGAGCCCGTCCAGCCTGGCCCTTGCGGGCCATCTGGTAGCCATCGATGGCGGTGACGACCGATGACGGTTCACCCGGCAGGTTGACGAGGATAGCCGTGGTCGAGCCGCCATACTGGGCGCCGTAGTAGATGCCGGCCAGCATGATCAGCGCCGATTCCGGCGGCAGGCCGAAGGTGATCGGCAGCAGCATGGCAATGGTCGCCACCGGGCCAAGGCCCGGCAGCACGCCGATGGCGGTGCCCAGAATGGTGCCGACAAGGCAGTACAGCAGATTGGCCGGGGTGAAGGAGACCGACAGGCCCAGCATCAGGTTGGAAAAAATGTCCATAATCCGTGGCCCTTAAAAGCGCAGGCCGGCAAAGGCCGTGCCGAAGATGGAAATGGGCAGGCCGAGGCCGGTGACGAAGACCAGGGCGCAGGCCACGGCAAAGGCGACGAGGCCCAGCAGAGCCTTCCAGTCGAGCTTGAAGCGATCGCTGGCAAAGGCCGCGATCAGGCCGCTGGCCACGATGGCGACGATGAGGCCGGCAGGCTTCAGCAACAGGCCGAATGCGACGACTGACGCCGTGATCAGCGCCATGCCTTTCCACTCGATCGTGCCGATTTGCGCCCCTTCCACGGCGAGGCCGCGCCAGATGGCGACGAGACCGAAGACGACCAGCAGCGCTGCGATGACCAGGGGAAAAAAGCCTGCGCCCATGCGGGCGGGC
Coding sequences within:
- a CDS encoding tripartite tricarboxylate transporter permease, with protein sequence MDIFSNLMLGLSVSFTPANLLYCLVGTILGTAIGVLPGLGPVATIAMLLPITFGLPPESALIMLAGIYYGAQYGGSTTAILVNLPGEPSSVVTAIDGYQMARKGQAGRALSTAAIGSFIAGTIATLLIAVFAPLLAAVALQFGPAEYFALMVLGLIASIVMASGALLHALGMILVGLLLGMVGTDVNSGVSRYTFGMPLLSDGLDFVVLAMGVFGIGEIIANLSGSEDRSVMTKKVTGLLPTRDDWKRIIGPIFRGTALGSVLGVLPGGGAALASFGSYSLEKRLSKRPQDFGQGAIEGVAGPESANNAGAQTSFIPMLTLGLPSNSVMALMIGAMIIQGIQPGPSVMTSQPALFWGLIVSMWAGNLMLLVLNLPLIGLWVKMISIPYHYLYPIIIIFCAIGVFSVNNTTFDVFGMAIFGIAGYAVRKLDAEPAPLLLAFILGPMMEEYLRRALLFAKGDFSVFLTRPISAGLILVAVVLLATLLLPAIRKKREEVFQEE
- a CDS encoding tripartite tricarboxylate transporter TctB family protein, with product MAIRIRSEKDFYIGLLYLGLGAAGLWFGQTYPFGTPARMGAGFFPLVIAALLVVFGLVAIWRGLAVEGAQIGTIEWKGMALITASVVAFGLLLKPAGLIVAIVASGLIAAFASDRFKLDWKALLGLVAFAVACALVFVTGLGLPISIFGTAFAGLRF